Proteins co-encoded in one Aspergillus flavus chromosome 2, complete sequence genomic window:
- the vosA gene encoding velvet factor-domain-containing protein has translation MSASTFPDASLTRDPQSSDFELIIRQQPTRARVAGGKEKERKPVDPPPIVQIRVREDGTYLAQHYLQSPYYFMCCSLFDPSDDVPVPVPPSTALTGTLVSSLHRLKDVDNNDGGFFVFGDLSVKVEGDFRLKFTLFEMRKDMVTHIKSIISDRFTVSPPKSFPGMAESTFLSRSFADQGVKLRIRKEPRTLIKRSVPRPEDYPQPIPPRSPDRSSIQMPGNTFGGYPAAAAAASRDYGYYAGPVKRQRTSIDFGNRGMYDDGRMRQMEAYPQTAAMYANQPGAYPTPIMQGYPTGHTGVPDYAMSYGIPPSAQVPQMQDPGAHSRSSQQATMQSLGMVNPPGTPTGDSTGAMMPQGYARQQYQASSTILPPLQRSRNFAQGANGATARGYFDQTSQAATPILPSQPLGTNEADRYGSAPGQAAFEHPGSSNGTPR, from the exons ATGAGTGCGTCGACGTTCCCAGACGCCTCTCTTACTCGCGATCCTCAGAG TTCTGACTTTGAATTAATCATTCGCCAGCAGCCCACTCGGGCGCGCGTGGCCGgtgggaaagagaaag AACGCAAGCCAGTCGATCCCCCACCCATAGTACAGATCCGAGTAAGAGAGGATGGAACTTATCTTGCGCA ACACTATCTGCAAAGTCCCTATTATTTTATGTGCTGCAGCTTGTTCGATCCCTCAGATGACGTTCCAGTTCCCGTGCCGCCATCCACGGCTTTGACCGGTACTTTGGTCTCGTCACTTCATCGGCTGAAGGACGTCGACAACAACG ATGGgggcttctttgtctttggggACCTGTCTGTGAAAGTTGAGGGAGATTTTCGGCTAAAGTTCACCCTTTTTGAAATGCGAAA AGATATGGTTACTCATATTAAGTCCATCATCTCAGACCGCTTCACTG TGTCTCCCCCAAAGAGCTTTCCTGGTATGGCAGAGTCGACTTTCCTGTCCAGATCATTTGCAGACCAGGGTGTAAAATTGAGGATCCGAAAAGAGCCGCGGACGTTGAT AAAGCGATCAGTGCCGCGACCGGAGGATTATCCCCAACCGATTCCTCCTCGTTCTCCAGATCGTTCTTCGATTCAGATGCCTGGGAATACCTTTGGGGGGTACCCAGcagctgccgctgctgcgaGTCGAGACTACGGTTATTATGCTGGTCCGGTCAAGCGGCAGCGCACGTCAATCGACTTTGGTAACCGAGGCATGTATGACGATGGGCGGATGCGTCAAATGGAAGCTTATCCGCAGACCGCGGCTATGTATGCAAACCAACCAGGGGCCTATCCAACTCCTATCATGCAAGGGTATCCCACCGGACACACGGGTGTTCCAGATTATGCG ATGTCGTACGGTATTCCTCCCTCGGCACAGGTCCCTCAAATGCAAGACCCAGGAGCCCATAGTCGGTCAAGTCAGCAGGCGACGATGCAGTCGCTGGGCATGGTAAACCCACCGGGCACACCT ACGGGGGATTCAACGGGTGCGATGATGCCGCAAGGGTATGCACGGCAACAGTACCAGGCGAGCTCTACAATTCTTCCCCCTTTGCAACGGAGTCGCAACTTTGCACAAGGGGCCAACGGCGCAACGGCACGAGGGTATTTTGACCAAACTTCTCAGGCAGCAACCCCCATCCTCCCCTCACAGCCGCTTGGTACCAATGAAGCAGATCGATATGGCTCTGCGCCTGGCCAGGCAGCTTTCGAACACCCCGGCTCGTCTAATGGAACACCCCGCTAA
- a CDS encoding putative nicotinamide riboside kinase (unnamed protein product) produces the protein MASQTGVIGISGPSSSGKTTLARLLQRIFSKADESLFTFIVHEDDFYFPDDRIPYTTTASGKTVQDWDTIDAIDVKFLSSALSYIRDHGQLPPRLKSIQDLNEKSDSGVDEGTILQLQQEVGGRLRSLFQQQQQPGSGNQGARAPAKRTIAFLEGFLLYSPPESEDKDHVLRSVHKNIDVHLFLPAPYDMVKSRREGRSGYVTSGPAPEPTSLPQRSSVSDEVDLEGEDDRPPQNFWTDPPGYVDDIVWPRYVQDHAWLILPEGESQKSNTLSADSQELVNKVGQGVNLRTNAGVIVAPGEGTKPMVDILKWAVEEVLKYLERNILEVHE, from the exons ATGGCGTCCCAAACCGGTGTAATCGGGATCTCAGGACCCTCATCTAGCGGGAAAACCACCCTAGCTCGATTACTACAGAGGATATTTTCTAAAGCGGATGAGAGTCTTTTCACGTTTATTGTCCATGAGGATGATTTTTATTTCCCTGATGAtcg AATTCCATACACAACAACCGCATCCGGGAAAACAGTCCAAGACTGGGATACCATCGACGCAATCGACGTCAAATTCCTATCTTCGGCTCTGTCTTACATCCGAGACCATGGACAGCTTCCGCCCCGTTTGAAAAGCATCCAGGATCTCAATGAGAAGTCGGACTCGGGCGTTGACGAGGGGACGATTCTTCAGTTGCAGCAGGAAGTGGGGGGTCGACTTCGTTCGCTttttcagcagcagcaacaacccGGTTCCGGAAATCAAGGTGCGAGAGCCCCGGCTAAGCGTACAATTGCTTTTCTGGAGGGGTTTTTACTGTATAGTCCTCCTGAATCGGAGGATAAGGATCATGTTCTTCGGTCCGTGCATAAGAATATTGATGTGCATTTGTTTTTGCCCGCGCCTTATGATATGGTGAAGTCGCGGCGGGAGGGTCGGAGTGGGTATGTGACGAGTGGGCCTGCGCCGGAGCCTACTTCGTTACCGCAAAGAAGTTCGGTGTCTGATGAAGTGGACttggagggtgaggatgatcGGCCGCCGCAGAACTTCTGGACGGATCCACCGGGCTATGTGGACGATATTGTGTGGCCGCGGTATGTGCAGGATCATGCATGGTTGATCCTACCTGAAGGGGAATCACAGAAGAGTAACACTTTAAGCGCAGACTCTCAGGAGTTGGTCAACAAAGTAGGACAAGGAGTGAACCTGAGAACAAATGCTGGTGTCATTGTAGCTCCTGGAGAAGGCACTAAACCTATGGTAGATATTCTAAAGTGGGCGGTTGAGGAGGTGCTGAAATACTTGGAGAGGAACATCTTGGAAGTACATGaatag
- a CDS encoding histone acetyltransferase, protein MTATAPPADDDTEMRLPPDLVDSDQDAEGEEETDLYQMDQQLQDAVHRAYSGEVAEESNSASREDDRDAEGEPDSDLDSNGENDETEPVGAVKLPKGKSSLDNEDAADAEGDAAFENQSDSDQDASGSSSSSRGSDEEDDDEEWDGESNDHDDAEVDNNTVRGNCIFCGQDEDHDPSEDFEEYLTCTVCGDHSHRQCAREQSALNDAEDASTWRCPTCVREKLEPNAEGNNSSHRRLGPKNMQKELLPAHTGEEGSGFHSIFNTVDIDDDNLLNSSRSLRKRKTLSADVQEHTPVLRKRQRQTSLRSERAESRDHLGDASDALSPVRTRSRRVRGGEKENCRVVLRQFGRLMLAFRLNETKLSKILGSRSRSQHRGRRTPKPPPVAHEPPAHFAPIVPVSYVSPFYSFNDREMDESKSKPYGGILSEADADTTKTLPTQPDRERFEVARQKAEEEWQRRVMEAESGGEPVQHAAQKVSGPPSRIKYINFGGYEIETWYAAPYPEEYSRNRVLYICEFCLKYMNSDYVAWRHKLKCPAKHPPGDEIYRDGSISIFEVDGRKNPVYCQNLCLLAKLFLGSKTLYYDVEPFLFYIMTEFDDLGCHFVGYFSKEKRPSSANNVSCILTLPIHQRKGYGNLLIDFSYLLTRIEGKTGSPEKPLSDMGLVSYRNYWRLILSYQLHKQKTPLSIVELSERTGMTADDIVSGLEALRALVRDPVTKTYALRLDYKYFEECIQSWESKGYVQLNPDALVWTPYIMGRSNQSQFDRAPLHAVAPREGLEDEEVEDVKDSGNEEEQQLSESLGKVNGDDNPQPTINGAAQAVSGELSAEPAGPPSTELLTNGSGLHRTQLAADSKSTESNPVQDIPAWRFEVYPPVQAPVVKRRPGRPFGSKTTYNKVAVTPTTARTSGRNTPRRSSALASMTPTANASSVRRGRSAKLLDSPAVESTGTEANGVENDGQLPDHEGDKGGEQDPAQPDGLSETDVQNNHTGDHDAPGQLNGINGVETVDTELHVTEQVTPTKEVSAENTAKLTRSVNRKAVVEKFEFVIPAEDHGTTNHNAVVEEHTDGPNGVDKDGDAIMET, encoded by the exons ATGACGGCAACTGCGCCGCCGGCTGACGATGATACCGAAATGAGACTACCCCCGGATCTGGTTGACAGCGATCAGGATgcggagggagaggaggagacggATTTGTATCAGATGGATCAACAGCTCCAGGATGCTGTACATAGGGCATATTCGGGAGAGGTtgcagaagaaagcaacagTGCTAGCCGCGAGGACGATAGAGATGCGGAGGGGGAGCCGGATTCTGATCTGGACTCTAACGGCGAAAATGATGAGACTGAGCCGGTGGGAGCTGTGAAGTTACCGAAGGGGAAATCTTCCTTGGATAACGAGGATGCGGCCGACGCAGAAGGTGACGCAGCTTTCGAGAACCAAAGTGACAGCGACCAGGACGCATCCGGCTCTAGTTCAAGCAGCCGGGGAtccgatgaggaggatgacgatgaggagtGGGATGGTGAGAGTAATGACCATGACGATGCAGAAGTGGATAACAACACGGTGCGCGGTAACTGCAT ATTTTGTggtcaagatgaagatcacGATCCGAGTGAGGACTTTGAGGAGTATCTGACATGCACAGTTTGTGGCGATCACT CTCACCGGCAATGTGCCCGCGAACAAAGTGCATTAAATGATGCCGAAG ATGCCAGCACATGGAGATGTCCTACATGCGTTCGGGAAAAACTGGAACCAAACGCTGAGGGCAATAATTCGTCCCATCGAAGGCTCGGCCCGAAGAACATGCAAAAAGAGCTCTTGCCAGCACACACTGGAGAGGAAGGCTCTGGCTTTCACTCAATTTTCAATACAGTggatattgatgatgataactTATTGAACAGCTCGCGATCGCTacgaaaaaggaaaacctTGTCAGCAGATGTACAGGAACATACACCCGTGCTTCGAAAACGGCAGAGACAGACATCATTACGGTCCGAGCGGGCTGAGTCGAGAGACCATTTGGGCGATGCTTCAGACGCCCTATCTCCGGTACGAACTCGTTCTCGCCGTGTGcggggaggggaaaaggaaaattgCCGCGTGGTATTAAGGCAGTTTGGAAGGCTTATGTTAGCTTTTCGACTCAACGAGACCAAGCTATCTAAAATCCTCGGTTCTCGCAGTCGGTCACAGCACAGAGGTCGAAGAACCCCTAAGCCGCCTCCAGTGGCACATGAACCTCCAGCACATTTTGCCCCTATTGTCCCCGTGTCATATGTGTCTCCTTTCTATTCTTTCAACGATCGCGAGATGGACGAATCTAAATCCAAACCGTACGGTGGCATTCTGTCAGAAGCAGACGCTGACACCACCAAGACTCTTCCGACACAGCCTGACCGTGAGAGGTTCGAAGTAGCGCGACAAAAGGCTGAAGAAGAGTGGCAAAGACGAGTCATGGAAGCCGAGAGCGGCGGAGAGCCTGTACAGCATGCAGCACAGAAGGTCTCGGGTCCACCGTCCAGGATAAAGTACATCAACTTTGGTGGCTATGAGATTGAGACCTGGTACGCGGCGCCTTATCCAGAAGAATACAGCCGTAACCGTGTGCTTTACATCTGTGAGTTTTGCTTAAAGTACATGAACTCGGATTATGTCGCATGGCGCCACAAACTCAAGTGCCCGGCAAAGCATCCTCCTGGAGATGAAATTTACCGCGACGGCTCGATTTCAATCTTCGAAGTCGACGGAAGAAAGAACCCGGTATACTGCCAGAATCTCTGCCTGCTTGCAAAACTGTTTCTCGGTTCAAAGACCCTATATTACGACGTCGAgccgtttcttttctacaTCATGACCGAATTTGACGACTTGGGCTGCCATTTCGTTGGCTATTTTAGCAAAGAAAAACGGCCCAGCTCCGCAAATAACGTTTCCTGTATCCTTACTCTGCCTATTCATCAGCGAAAAGGCTATGGTAACCTTCTCATCGACTTCTCATACCTACTCACGCGCATCGAAGGGAAAACGGGGTCTCCCGAGAAGCCGCTTTCGGATATGGGTTTAGTGTCTTATCGGAATTACTGGAGGCTTATTCTGTCATACCAACTTCATAAGCAGAAGACGCCACTTAGCATCGTGGAGCTTTCGGAGCGGACAGGCATGACAGCGGACGACATTGTTTCTGGCCTTGAAGCTTTGCGTGCACTTGTCAGAGATCCAGTGACGAAGACTTATGCATTACGACTTGACTACAAATACTTCGAAGAATGCATACAGAGCTGGGAAAGTAAAGGCTACGTTCAGCTTAATCCCGATGCTCTTGTGTGGACGCCCTACATAATGGGTCGAAGCAACCAGTCACAGTTCGATAGGGCTCCGTTACATGCAGTTGCCCCACGGGAGGGTTtagaagacgaggaggtcGAGGACGTGAAGGATTCTGGAAACGAGGAAGAGCAACAACTTTCAGAAAGTCTGGGCAAAGTCAATGGAGATGATAACCCTCAACCGACCATTAATGGTGCTGCGCAAGCTGTGTCCGGGGAACTTTCAGCTGAACCTGCCGGACCTCCTTCGACTGAACTTTTGACTAATGGTTCTGGCCTTCATCGCACACAACTAGCTGCAGACTCCAAATCCACAGAATCAAACCCAGTCCAAGATATACCAGCCTGGCGATTTGAGGTTTATCCTCCTGTTCAGGCGCCTGTTGTCAAACGACGCCCAGGTCGTCCCTTTGGCAGCAAGACCACATACAACAAGGTAGCTGTCACTCCGACAACTGCTCGCACTAGTGGTCGTAACACACCTAGAAGATCATCTGCACTAGCCTCTATGACCCCTACTGCAAATGCATCTAGCGTCCGGCGCGGTCGAAGTGCAAAGTTACTAGACTCTCCTGCAGTTGAATCAACTGGCACTGAGGCCAACGGTGTCGAAAATGATGGCCAGCTGCCAGATCATGAGGGTGACAAGGGCGGGGAACAAGACCCAGCTCAGCCTGATGGATTATCGGAGACAGATGTCCAAAATAACCACACGGGAGATCATGACGCGCCGGGTCAACTTAATGGTATCAACGGGGTGGAAACCGTGGACACAGAGCTTCATGTTACAGAACAAGTGACGCCTACCAAAGAAGTAAGTGCTGAGAATACAGCCAAACTTACTAGATCCGTGAATCGAAAGGCGGTGGTAGAAAAGTTCGAATTCGTTATTCCGGCAGAAGATCACGGTACTACGAACCATAATGCGGTGGTGGAAGAGCACACAGATGGGCCTAACGGGGTGGATAAAGATGGTGATGCGATCATGGAGACATGA